In Mangifera indica cultivar Alphonso chromosome 1, CATAS_Mindica_2.1, whole genome shotgun sequence, a single genomic region encodes these proteins:
- the LOC123230203 gene encoding uncharacterized protein LOC123230203, with translation QTNSSLIQIFEPLFEIFQILTKPFYGNSISIPTSNILGHNNYLSSLSCEVRITKAKNIEFNKSTTNGGLFVRYYLSAGNNKRVKLNTQEISSNSNHLIWNETFSLECLGSEESSSNLKQQTVVFKLRWRRTGPSFLGKKSKSQLSGTAKIPWGKVFESPKMEIENWVVIASKQSNNTKVYNEDVKPPSLQVAMKVEVPKLAEMNRNKRLKKRDDQGECGCRDGGAFHCVDYELFALVGALEVLQFNELN, from the coding sequence CAAACAAACTCCTCATTAATTCAAATCTTTGAGCCTTTGtttgaaatctttcaaatattAACCAAACCCTTTTATGGAAATTCGATTTCCATACCTACTAGTAATATTCTAGGTCATAACAATTATCTttcttcactttcttgtgaaGTAAGAATCACAAAAGCCAAAAATATTGAGTTCAACAAGTCCACCACCAACGGTGGCCTCTTTGTTAGATACTATCTCTCTGCTGGCAACAACAAGAGAGTAAAACTAAACACTCAAGAAATCTCATCAAACTCTAATCATCTCATTTGGAATGAGACCTTCTCATTGGAGTGCTTAGGAAGTGAAGAATCCAGCTCCAACTTGAAGCAACAAACTGTAGTTTTTAAGCTGAGGTGGAGAAGAACAGGCCCATCATTTCTTGGGAAAAAATCCAAGTCACAACTCTCGGGAACGGCTAAAATTCCATGGGGAAAAGTCTTTGAATCGCCAAAAATGGAAATAGAAAACTGGGTTGTGATTGCTTCAAAGCAAAGTAATAATACTAAGGTCTATAATGAAGATGTTAAACCTCCATCACTTCAAGTAGCCATGAAAGTTGAAGTTCCAAAGCTGGCGGAGATGAACAGAAACAAGAGGTTGAAGAAGAGGGATGATCAAGGAGAGTGTGGATGTAGAGATGGTGGGGCATTCCATTGTGTAGATTATGAATTATTTGCCCTGGTGGGTGCTCTGGAAGTACTTCAATTTAATGAGCTTAATTAG